In one Solanum dulcamara chromosome 1, daSolDulc1.2, whole genome shotgun sequence genomic region, the following are encoded:
- the LOC129881354 gene encoding uncharacterized protein LOC129881354: MELWKIRYYNILKSILFLNFIICVNSQIRDGFWYGDKINKSQSILIEAFFDPVCPDTRDSWPPLKKALHHYGSRVSLVVHTFPLPYHDNAFISSRALHIVNKLNSSATYRLLEAFFDQQDKFYGQATFNLSKASVVDEVSKFTSNAIGNSNYTAIKAGFNDPKTDQATRISFKYGCVKGVYGAPFFFVNGFPLPDAGSPLDYKTWRNTLDPLISPEGQLRTENLHFSL; this comes from the exons ATGGAGCTCTGGAAAATCCGTTACTACAATATTCTGAAATCAATTTTGTTTCTGAATTTTATCATTTGTGTGAATTCTCAGATTCGAGATGGGTTCTGGTACGGCGACAAAATCaacaaatcacaatcaatatTAATCGAGGCTTTCTTCGATCCAGTTTGCCCTGACACTAGAGATTCATGGCCGCCTCTCAAGAAAGCTCTCCATCACTACGGTTCTCGTGTTTCTCTTGTTGTTCATACTTTCCCCTTGCC TTACCATGACAATGCATTTATTTCCTCGCGCGCGTTGCACATTGTCAATAAGTTGAATTCTTCTGCCACATACAGATTACTGGAGGCTTTCTTTGATCAACAG GATAAGTTTTATGGCCAAGCAACTTTCAACTTGTCCAAAGCATCTGTTGTAGATGAAGTTTCAAAATTTACATCCAATGCAATTGGGAATTCGAATTACACTGCTATAAAGGCTGGATTTAATGACCCCAAAACTGATCAAGCAACAAGAATTTCCTTCAAG TATGGTTGTGTAAAAGGCGTATATGGGGCGCCGTTTTTCTTCGTAAACGGGTTTCCTCTGCCTGATGCTGGCTCACCATTGGACTACAAAACATGGAGAAATACCCTTGATCCATTGATTTCACCAGAAGGACAATTAAGAACTGAAAATTTGCATTTCTCCTTGTGA